A window of uncultured Litoreibacter sp. contains these coding sequences:
- a CDS encoding aspartate aminotransferase family protein, protein MTRVFPRNSNNLPPVGLRGDGVYLTDSDGKQYLDGSGGAAVSCLGHGDQAVIEAIKSQLDSMAYAHNSFLTSEPAEQLADILIDNAPAGLDRVYFVSGGSEAIEAALKLARQYYLEIGQPKRSKIIARRQSYHGNTLGALAVGGNAWRRAQFSPLLIDVSHIAPCFAYRGREDTESEEGYGQRIADELEEEIQRLGPENVMCFVAEPVVGATLGAVPAVEGYFRRVREICDRHGVLLILDEVMCGMGRTGSLFACEQEGVSPDICTIAKGLGAGYQPIGAMICSKTIHDAIQHGSGFFQHGHTYLSHPVACAAGLAVLKKLTGGLVSGVARKGNYLQSQLKARFEKNAHVGDIRGRGLFVGLEFVRDRETKACLDPALKFNAKLKAAAFANGLICYPMGGTIDGQQGDHVLLAPPFISQDTHLDELVDKLGTAIDHVLQDVGLQ, encoded by the coding sequence ATGACACGCGTTTTTCCACGAAATTCCAATAACTTACCGCCCGTTGGGCTGCGTGGAGATGGTGTCTACCTAACAGATAGCGACGGCAAACAGTATCTCGACGGGTCAGGCGGAGCCGCCGTTTCCTGCTTGGGGCATGGCGACCAGGCGGTGATTGAAGCGATAAAATCGCAGCTCGATTCGATGGCATATGCGCATAACAGCTTCCTGACGTCCGAGCCTGCGGAACAGCTCGCAGATATCTTGATTGACAACGCCCCGGCGGGGCTGGATCGCGTCTATTTCGTTTCAGGCGGGTCGGAAGCTATTGAAGCTGCATTGAAGCTGGCCCGGCAGTACTATCTGGAAATCGGGCAGCCCAAACGCAGCAAAATCATAGCGCGCAGGCAGAGCTACCACGGAAACACGCTCGGCGCTCTAGCTGTCGGCGGCAACGCGTGGCGACGCGCGCAATTTTCCCCACTTTTGATCGACGTCAGCCATATCGCCCCCTGCTTCGCTTATCGCGGACGCGAGGACACCGAGAGCGAAGAAGGCTACGGGCAGCGCATCGCTGACGAGTTGGAAGAAGAGATCCAAAGACTTGGGCCAGAAAACGTCATGTGCTTTGTCGCCGAACCCGTGGTCGGAGCGACACTAGGCGCAGTACCGGCAGTCGAAGGTTACTTTCGCCGCGTCCGCGAGATTTGTGACCGGCACGGCGTCCTCTTAATACTCGACGAGGTGATGTGTGGAATGGGGCGCACCGGTTCGCTATTTGCTTGTGAGCAGGAAGGTGTTTCCCCCGACATTTGCACAATCGCCAAGGGCCTTGGCGCCGGATACCAACCCATCGGCGCTATGATCTGCAGCAAGACTATCCATGACGCCATTCAGCACGGCTCTGGCTTCTTCCAGCACGGCCACACCTACCTGTCGCACCCAGTGGCTTGTGCGGCAGGGCTTGCTGTTCTCAAAAAGCTCACCGGCGGATTGGTGAGTGGTGTTGCCCGCAAAGGGAACTACCTTCAAAGCCAACTCAAGGCCAGATTTGAAAAGAACGCGCATGTCGGCGACATTCGTGGGCGCGGCCTATTTGTGGGTTTGGAATTCGTGCGTGACCGCGAAACCAAAGCGTGCCTTGACCCTGCTCTAAAATTCAACGCCAAGCTAAAAGCGGCGGCATTCGCCAATGGCCTGATCTGTTACCCAATGGGAGGCACGATTGACGGCCAACAAGGTGACCACGTGCTGTTGGCCCCGCCGTTCATTTCGCAAGACACCCACTTGGATGAACTGGTGGACAAGTTGGGGACGGCCATTGATCATGTTCTGCAAGATGTCGGCCTTCAATAA
- a CDS encoding cache domain-containing protein, which produces MKFSLGLVLAISLAGLQFLAILIVVTTSFVTSEKAMLQHARDLLAEAGANASEHSNGFLKPAREAAELSKRVIESGVIAHDDTAQLENFLFQSLQNESQISGLYYGDEAGNFVYVMRSDGPAAFRTKVMRRKGDLPTTQLIWRDANFTPVQTEVDPTDTFDPRTRPWYKSAKSERSTIWTEPYIFFSSQQPGISVAAPVLRDGGLKGVIGVDIEISTISNFLSQLAISDNGSALILNDNGDVIAHPDITQIIVPDSDANLQFANIENIDDPVAKAAFTRLTATGMVAIERETQSEFQYQNNRYVSLLKPLLGRELPWTIAVFAPESDFTQGIKDNRTWNIWLAAIVSFAAALAGLALAELILKPVRAFAVRTALVSQGEVLAAEPLPGTYKELHKANETLIDQIAQRREADAKILELNRDLSHFSRVNLMGQMATGLAHELSQPLTAISQNVDAAITTANQQKDTNKDLLDILSELDDQAHLGGDILKALRGFVRKDQVKIAPFDVNELLQQTERLLHHEATTNGVALRFDVPKMPEVSGSRIQIAQVLINLVRNAMEAITEANSPVKEVSVIAKSRPNSVELWVEDTGPGIDPEVTLFKQFETSKKDGMGLGLSICRTIAEANGGRLWYDAEHTERTRFCLSLPV; this is translated from the coding sequence ATGAAGTTCTCACTTGGACTTGTTCTGGCCATCAGCCTAGCGGGATTGCAGTTCCTGGCAATTCTCATCGTTGTCACCACATCTTTTGTCACGTCCGAAAAAGCCATGCTGCAACATGCGCGGGATCTTTTGGCCGAGGCAGGAGCAAATGCCAGCGAGCATTCCAATGGCTTCCTGAAACCCGCGCGAGAGGCGGCGGAGCTATCCAAGCGGGTCATCGAAAGCGGCGTGATAGCGCATGACGATACTGCCCAGCTTGAGAATTTTCTGTTTCAGAGCCTTCAAAACGAGTCGCAAATTTCCGGTCTGTACTATGGGGATGAAGCCGGAAATTTTGTCTACGTCATGCGCAGCGACGGACCTGCCGCGTTTCGGACCAAAGTAATGCGACGCAAGGGTGACCTGCCCACGACACAACTGATCTGGCGGGACGCGAACTTCACGCCGGTCCAAACCGAAGTTGATCCCACCGATACATTCGACCCGCGCACACGGCCCTGGTACAAATCGGCGAAGTCGGAGCGTTCCACAATTTGGACCGAGCCCTACATCTTTTTCTCCTCGCAGCAGCCAGGTATTTCCGTCGCCGCCCCGGTGTTGCGTGACGGCGGCCTGAAAGGTGTCATAGGCGTTGACATAGAAATCTCCACCATCTCAAATTTCTTGTCGCAATTGGCGATCAGCGACAACGGGTCAGCGCTGATATTGAACGACAATGGCGACGTGATTGCCCACCCGGACATAACGCAGATCATTGTTCCAGACAGCGATGCCAATCTCCAGTTCGCTAATATTGAGAACATTGATGACCCAGTCGCTAAAGCGGCCTTTACCCGTCTGACTGCCACCGGAATGGTGGCTATTGAGCGCGAAACCCAATCGGAATTCCAGTATCAAAACAATCGATACGTATCCCTGTTGAAACCGTTACTCGGACGGGAGCTCCCTTGGACAATTGCAGTATTCGCGCCCGAAAGTGATTTCACCCAAGGTATCAAGGACAACCGGACGTGGAATATTTGGCTGGCCGCTATTGTTTCGTTTGCCGCGGCCCTCGCAGGGTTGGCGCTTGCAGAACTCATCCTAAAGCCCGTTCGTGCATTCGCGGTCCGCACCGCACTGGTTTCTCAGGGGGAAGTGTTAGCAGCCGAACCGCTCCCGGGGACCTACAAGGAGCTACATAAGGCCAATGAAACTCTGATCGATCAGATTGCTCAGCGCCGCGAGGCCGATGCCAAGATCCTGGAGTTGAACCGCGATCTGTCTCATTTCTCCCGGGTTAACCTGATGGGCCAAATGGCAACGGGGCTGGCCCATGAGCTGAGCCAACCATTGACGGCAATTTCGCAAAACGTGGACGCTGCGATAACCACCGCCAACCAGCAAAAGGACACGAACAAGGACTTGCTGGATATCCTGTCAGAGCTAGACGATCAGGCCCATCTGGGCGGCGACATCCTAAAGGCCTTGCGGGGCTTTGTACGCAAAGACCAGGTCAAAATCGCGCCCTTCGACGTCAACGAGTTGCTCCAACAAACGGAGCGTTTGCTCCACCATGAAGCGACCACTAATGGTGTTGCCCTGCGCTTCGACGTGCCCAAAATGCCGGAGGTTTCAGGCAGCAGAATTCAAATCGCACAAGTGCTTATCAACCTTGTCAGAAATGCCATGGAAGCGATCACGGAGGCGAACAGCCCCGTGAAAGAGGTTTCCGTCATCGCCAAGTCCCGCCCGAATAGTGTCGAGCTCTGGGTGGAGGATACGGGTCCAGGTATTGATCCAGAGGTCACTCTATTCAAACAATTTGAAACCAGCAAAAAGGATGGCATGGGGCTGGGGCTTTCCATATGCCGTACCATCGCCGAGGCCAATGGAGGTAGGCTTTGGTACGATGCTGAGCACACCGAACGCACGCGGTTTTGCCTATCACTTCCCGTTTGA
- a CDS encoding response regulator gives MTLPPEGNSTVFLIDDDDRIRTSLARALRKRDFAVQSFASAEDFLEAYDKGRPGCLVLDYGMPGLNGLDLQKHLAENSSAIPIIFISGHAGVPESVQAMKAGAVDFLEKPFRQTTLVACINAAFAADRAARSAEEGARTARNNFERLTAREKEIAQFMIASPSNTSSKEIGRHLNISPRTVDHHRARILEKMAIHSVAELIDLSISAALLQPNRVGENAG, from the coding sequence ATGACGCTGCCTCCTGAAGGAAATTCGACTGTCTTTCTGATAGACGATGACGACCGCATCCGCACAAGCCTTGCCCGTGCGCTTAGAAAACGCGACTTTGCAGTACAGAGCTTTGCCTCCGCCGAAGACTTCTTGGAAGCGTATGACAAGGGCCGGCCGGGATGCCTGGTTTTGGATTACGGCATGCCTGGGTTAAACGGCCTGGATCTTCAAAAACACTTGGCTGAGAATAGCTCCGCCATCCCAATTATCTTCATTTCCGGCCACGCGGGCGTGCCCGAGTCGGTTCAGGCGATGAAAGCAGGGGCAGTTGATTTTCTGGAGAAGCCGTTCCGGCAGACCACTTTAGTGGCATGCATCAACGCAGCATTTGCGGCTGATCGCGCGGCAAGAAGCGCTGAGGAAGGCGCTAGAACCGCGCGAAACAACTTTGAGCGTCTTACCGCCCGGGAAAAAGAAATCGCGCAGTTTATGATTGCTTCGCCATCAAACACATCCAGCAAAGAAATCGGCCGCCACCTGAATATCAGCCCTAGAACTGTAGACCACCACAGGGCACGCATACTTGAAAAAATGGCTATTCATTCCGTGGCCGAGCTGATTGACCTGTCCATATCTGCCGCACTGCTTCAACCCAATCGCGTGGGCGAAAACGCGGGATAA
- a CDS encoding pyridoxamine 5'-phosphate oxidase family protein: protein MDYIKDVSELETIYGEPGEASLLKVAHQMTPAYRKWIMTSRLCILSTVGPDGTDGSPRGDVGAVVRELDAQTLAMPDWRGNNRIDSLRNIVVDGRVSLMFMVPGSNNVVRVNGAARVSVDADLLVSFEQDGRHPRSVIVIKIAEIYSQCARALMRSATWAGRDESAGLPSIGEMLKEMSDGDFDGAGYDAAWGARAAETMW from the coding sequence ATGGACTACATCAAGGACGTGTCCGAGTTGGAAACCATCTACGGCGAACCGGGTGAGGCTTCATTGTTGAAAGTCGCGCATCAGATGACGCCGGCATACCGCAAATGGATCATGACCTCGCGGCTTTGCATCTTATCGACCGTCGGGCCAGACGGCACCGATGGCAGCCCGCGCGGAGATGTTGGCGCCGTTGTACGCGAACTCGATGCGCAGACATTGGCCATGCCGGACTGGCGCGGGAATAACCGGATCGATTCTTTGCGCAATATTGTGGTCGATGGCCGCGTTTCGTTGATGTTCATGGTTCCGGGGTCCAACAATGTTGTGCGGGTGAACGGCGCTGCGCGGGTGAGCGTCGATGCTGATCTGCTGGTGTCCTTTGAACAAGACGGCCGCCACCCCCGATCCGTCATCGTCATCAAGATTGCGGAGATCTATAGCCAATGTGCTCGGGCCTTGATGCGGTCAGCAACATGGGCAGGCCGTGACGAGAGTGCGGGTTTGCCAAGCATTGGTGAGATGTTGAAAGAAATGTCGGACGGCGATTTTGACGGCGCGGGATATGACGCTGCTTGGGGTGCCCGGGCCGCTGAAACGATGTGGTGA
- a CDS encoding 1-acyl-sn-glycerol-3-phosphate acyltransferase, whose product MGFALQWLRSLAFIVVMYLGMPVYAIVYLPWTIASPHGAVAACHAYCRYVKFLARWMVGLHCEVRGTPPTDQVLVAAKHQSFLDIIMIYDAIPHGKFIMKQQLLYAPILGQFAYRLGCVPVNRGKKGKAIAKMLDDVKRGEQLPGQLVIYSQGTRLAPGVKRPYKVGTAVLYEQMGTDCYPVSTNAGVFWPRHGIYRKPGTAVVEFLPPIEAGMDKEAFLARLEAEVEASSETLLDEAGFIRKAE is encoded by the coding sequence ATGGGCTTTGCACTTCAGTGGTTGCGGTCTTTGGCCTTCATAGTCGTGATGTATCTTGGCATGCCTGTTTACGCGATCGTGTACCTGCCGTGGACTATTGCCAGCCCTCATGGCGCGGTCGCGGCTTGCCACGCCTATTGCCGTTACGTGAAATTCTTGGCCCGCTGGATGGTGGGCCTACATTGCGAGGTGCGCGGCACGCCGCCCACCGATCAGGTGCTGGTCGCCGCCAAGCACCAATCCTTCCTCGATATCATTATGATTTACGACGCCATTCCCCATGGCAAATTTATCATGAAACAGCAGCTGCTCTACGCCCCCATTTTGGGCCAATTTGCCTACCGTTTGGGTTGTGTGCCGGTGAATCGCGGCAAGAAGGGCAAAGCGATCGCCAAGATGCTGGATGACGTGAAGCGGGGCGAGCAATTGCCCGGCCAGCTGGTGATCTACAGCCAAGGTACACGGTTGGCCCCCGGGGTGAAGCGGCCCTACAAGGTTGGCACCGCTGTGCTGTACGAACAGATGGGAACGGATTGTTACCCTGTGTCCACCAATGCCGGCGTTTTTTGGCCGCGCCACGGCATTTACCGAAAGCCAGGGACCGCAGTTGTAGAATTCCTGCCGCCGATTGAAGCCGGAATGGACAAAGAAGCGTTCTTGGCGCGGCTGGAGGCTGAGGTCGAAGCCTCATCTGAAACGCTGCTTGATGAGGCCGGATTTATCCGAAAGGCGGAGTGA
- a CDS encoding FtsX-like permease family protein: MRGVLAMLQGLLGGDSQADRVVPPTGFTATLTTFTAASMAFLAVFAMALSLATGRLADRWSSELARSSTVRISAPEAELDAQTRAAQEVLRLTPGVSRSRILGDEEQRLLLEPWFGPDLPIDSLPIPRLIEVVEVGAGYDSEGLRLRLAAEAPGAVLDDHTRWRRPLVQAANRLRTLGWVAMGLIILSTAAMITLAARAALAANAQVIRVTRLVGARDIYIARAFVRRFTLRALVGGAVGTGLGMIAVALLPSAAEEGAFLTGLGFQGLHWLWPLVIPLLGAIVAFWATRGAALSVLKEVK, translated from the coding sequence ATGAGGGGCGTATTGGCAATGCTGCAAGGATTGCTGGGTGGCGACAGCCAAGCGGACCGCGTGGTTCCGCCAACAGGTTTTACAGCCACGCTGACGACTTTCACAGCGGCGTCCATGGCTTTTCTGGCGGTGTTCGCTATGGCGTTGTCACTCGCCACTGGCCGCTTGGCGGACCGATGGTCATCAGAACTTGCGCGGTCATCGACAGTTCGCATTTCGGCCCCTGAGGCCGAGTTGGACGCGCAAACCCGCGCTGCGCAGGAAGTGCTGCGGCTGACACCTGGCGTCTCACGCTCTCGCATTCTGGGTGACGAAGAGCAGCGGTTGTTGTTGGAGCCTTGGTTTGGGCCCGATTTGCCGATCGACAGCCTGCCTATCCCCCGGCTGATTGAAGTTGTCGAGGTTGGCGCGGGCTATGACAGTGAAGGGCTTCGCCTGCGGCTCGCCGCCGAGGCGCCTGGGGCCGTGTTGGACGATCACACCCGTTGGCGGCGGCCTCTGGTCCAAGCTGCAAACCGGCTGCGCACTTTGGGCTGGGTGGCTATGGGGCTGATCATCCTTTCTACGGCCGCAATGATTACACTTGCCGCGCGAGCAGCCTTGGCGGCCAATGCACAGGTAATACGGGTCACCAGACTGGTCGGCGCGCGCGACATATACATCGCGCGGGCCTTTGTGCGGCGGTTCACCTTGCGCGCTCTGGTTGGCGGCGCGGTCGGGACAGGCTTGGGGATGATTGCCGTGGCATTGTTGCCGAGCGCGGCAGAGGAGGGCGCATTCCTTACCGGACTAGGGTTCCAGGGCCTCCACTGGCTGTGGCCTTTGGTCATTCCACTCCTTGGCGCCATTGTGGCGTTTTGGGCAACGCGCGGCGCCGCGCTTTCGGTTCTCAAGGAGGTGAAGTGA
- a CDS encoding ATP-binding cassette domain-containing protein has protein sequence MIELENVAYSYGGGDLLSDISLRLQPGSFHFLTGPSGAGKSTFLKLCYMELTASAGLVQVFGQDVRTLERDQIALARRRIGVVHQDCQFLDHLTVAENIALPLTVAGRDVAAEAENLTALIDWVGLKNQQSQRPPELSGGERQRAALARAVIMGPDVILADEPTGNVDWEMSQRLLSLLIELNKMGKSVLVATHDLNLIRTAKSQVSARVLRIANRKLQLAGADL, from the coding sequence GTGATAGAACTTGAGAACGTGGCGTATTCGTATGGCGGGGGAGATTTGTTGAGCGACATCTCTTTGCGGCTGCAGCCCGGGTCATTTCATTTCCTGACAGGGCCATCAGGCGCCGGAAAATCGACCTTCCTGAAACTCTGCTACATGGAACTGACGGCAAGCGCTGGGTTGGTCCAAGTCTTCGGACAAGATGTGCGGACGCTGGAACGGGATCAGATTGCCTTGGCACGTCGCCGCATCGGCGTGGTTCATCAGGATTGCCAATTTCTTGATCACCTGACGGTTGCAGAGAACATCGCTCTGCCTTTGACCGTTGCGGGCCGCGACGTGGCCGCCGAGGCAGAGAACTTGACCGCGCTGATCGACTGGGTCGGGCTCAAGAACCAACAAAGTCAACGCCCCCCCGAATTGTCCGGAGGGGAACGGCAGCGCGCGGCCTTGGCACGTGCGGTCATTATGGGGCCGGACGTGATTTTGGCGGATGAACCGACAGGCAACGTAGACTGGGAAATGTCGCAAAGATTGCTCTCGCTGCTGATCGAGCTGAACAAAATGGGCAAATCAGTGTTGGTGGCCACGCATGATCTGAACTTGATCCGGACTGCCAAAAGCCAAGTTTCCGCCCGGGTCCTGAGGATCGCCAATCGCAAGCTGCAGCTGGCAGGAGCGGATTTATGA
- a CDS encoding zinc-ribbon domain-containing protein, which translates to MRLICPNCDAEYEVDGTLLPTEGRDVQCSNCNTTWFQKPEGTDEPLDLSQPAAVAGLTPQRPQTDPDALDIIHEEVARETAARASEAGGLESQPDLGLDEAETAAIKEALNDDLIDDTDDVALAPAPRRGESAKKELFPDIEEINSTLASAPDPVYDEDGEEIETKSANPRRGFRIGFGLMLMLTALVLVVYAYAPALAERFPALAGALTSYVAVIDSLRVALEAGAQWLLQKVTALTEQVGS; encoded by the coding sequence ATGCGGCTGATATGCCCAAATTGCGACGCTGAGTACGAGGTGGATGGCACCTTGCTGCCCACTGAGGGTCGCGATGTGCAATGCTCGAATTGCAACACCACCTGGTTCCAGAAACCTGAAGGGACTGACGAGCCCCTGGACCTATCCCAGCCAGCAGCTGTGGCAGGTTTGACGCCGCAACGCCCTCAGACTGATCCTGATGCGTTGGATATCATCCACGAAGAGGTCGCGAGAGAAACCGCCGCCCGCGCCTCCGAAGCGGGTGGTCTTGAATCGCAACCCGATCTAGGGCTCGACGAGGCCGAAACGGCCGCGATCAAAGAGGCCCTGAACGACGATCTCATTGACGATACCGATGATGTCGCACTCGCTCCCGCGCCGCGCCGCGGTGAAAGCGCCAAGAAAGAGCTGTTTCCTGATATCGAGGAAATCAACTCAACCCTCGCATCAGCGCCCGACCCCGTCTACGACGAGGACGGCGAAGAGATTGAAACAAAGTCCGCAAATCCTCGCCGAGGCTTCCGTATCGGATTTGGATTGATGCTGATGCTGACGGCATTGGTGCTGGTGGTATACGCCTACGCTCCTGCCCTTGCAGAGCGTTTCCCAGCCTTGGCCGGCGCTCTGACCAGCTACGTGGCCGTCATCGACAGCTTGCGGGTAGCTCTGGAGGCGGGCGCGCAGTGGTTGCTGCAAAAGGTGACCGCATTGACCGAACAGGTCGGCTCGTAG
- a CDS encoding TIGR02302 family protein → MNKHDRQIALHELSRPLGLTRLGMIAEQAVRGFWPLWSVLLALFFVLSFGLHTAVSVEVFWIGGAALLGGLSFGVWYAWRNFSWVSEADAIDRLDRSMPGRPLTATFDDMAIGGDDAASRLVWDAHVLRTRKRLAKAKPVEPDLKIAARDPFALRYAALLFFGIAVMFGSIWRLGAPEISLPGTPGEAVIAGPSWEAWVEPPAYTGKPTIYLNDVRTDALTVPTGSQITMRLYGQVGSIPWSETLSGKPAPEVAKSAFTIDVAQSGSLTVDDQVWTITARADAPPKVWFQGAIERALNGEMKLPFNASDDYGVESGTTTITLNLADVDRRHGLAVEPEPREALVLDLPMPINGQRDSFSELLVENMSEHPWAGLNVSFTLDVLDAAGQDSEDDEVTTTLPGRRFFQPIAAAVVEQRRDLLWSRENAKRVSQILRTITYKPDGYFPNDTAYLMIRRAMTRLEINAQFGLSTEVRDEIADLLWQAAVRIEEGRLADALARLREAQERLNQAMQDGASDEEISELMQELSEAMRQYMEQLAQEPQEGGQQQAQNGESQEITQDQLQEMLDRIEELMKEGRTAEAEELLQQLMEMMENMQVAEGQQGEGQQSSGEQAMEGLGETLREQQGLSDEAFRDLQEQFNPGAQAGESQGNEGRNGGQGRGESHEGGGGQGQAQNQGESGDQQNGEGQTGAGEGEEQGSLAQRQQRLRDELARQRAQPLPGEGTEAGDAARDALDRADEAMGRAERALRDQDTAEALGAQSDAMEALREGMRNLGEAMAQNEQQGQQGNSDGQFSEQNRDPLGREQGADGQMGTEQGMLGGEDSRRRSRELLDEIRRRSGEQERPEVERDYLKRLLDQF, encoded by the coding sequence TTGAACAAGCACGACCGCCAGATTGCACTCCACGAGCTGAGCCGCCCCCTGGGGCTGACCCGGCTGGGTATGATTGCCGAGCAAGCGGTGCGCGGGTTTTGGCCATTGTGGTCGGTGCTGCTGGCGCTGTTTTTTGTGCTGTCCTTCGGGCTGCATACCGCTGTGTCCGTGGAAGTGTTCTGGATCGGCGGCGCGGCCCTGCTGGGCGGGCTGAGCTTTGGCGTGTGGTACGCTTGGCGCAACTTTTCATGGGTGAGCGAGGCCGACGCCATTGACCGGCTGGACCGCTCGATGCCAGGACGCCCGCTGACGGCGACGTTTGACGACATGGCGATTGGTGGGGACGACGCGGCCTCCCGTTTAGTGTGGGATGCGCATGTGCTGCGGACCCGCAAGCGGCTTGCGAAGGCCAAGCCGGTGGAGCCCGACCTGAAGATCGCCGCCCGTGATCCGTTTGCGCTGCGCTACGCGGCGCTGCTGTTTTTCGGCATTGCGGTAATGTTTGGCTCCATTTGGCGGCTCGGCGCGCCGGAGATTTCGTTGCCGGGCACCCCGGGTGAGGCCGTGATTGCGGGGCCAAGCTGGGAAGCATGGGTGGAGCCGCCGGCGTATACTGGAAAGCCCACGATCTATCTCAATGACGTGCGCACCGATGCGCTGACCGTACCAACGGGCAGCCAGATCACCATGCGCCTGTATGGGCAGGTCGGATCAATCCCGTGGTCTGAGACCCTGTCCGGCAAGCCGGCGCCTGAAGTGGCCAAGTCAGCCTTCACCATCGACGTCGCGCAAAGCGGCAGCTTGACCGTCGATGATCAAGTCTGGACCATTACCGCCCGTGCGGACGCGCCTCCGAAAGTGTGGTTCCAGGGCGCGATTGAACGCGCGTTGAACGGGGAAATGAAGCTGCCGTTTAACGCGTCGGACGACTACGGCGTGGAGTCGGGTACCACCACCATCACATTGAACCTAGCGGATGTCGACCGGCGCCACGGTTTGGCAGTGGAGCCAGAGCCGCGCGAGGCGTTGGTTCTTGACCTGCCGATGCCGATCAACGGCCAACGGGACAGTTTCTCGGAGCTGTTGGTCGAGAACATGTCGGAGCACCCTTGGGCGGGGCTAAATGTCAGTTTCACCCTCGACGTACTGGATGCGGCGGGGCAAGACAGCGAAGATGACGAGGTGACCACGACGCTGCCGGGGCGGCGGTTCTTCCAGCCAATCGCGGCGGCGGTGGTCGAGCAGCGGCGCGACCTGCTGTGGTCGCGTGAAAATGCCAAGCGGGTCAGCCAGATTCTGCGGACGATCACCTACAAACCCGACGGCTATTTCCCAAACGATACGGCATATCTGATGATCCGCCGCGCGATGACGCGGTTGGAGATCAACGCCCAGTTCGGGTTGTCGACGGAGGTGCGCGACGAAATCGCCGACCTTTTGTGGCAAGCCGCTGTTCGTATCGAAGAAGGACGCCTGGCCGATGCTTTGGCCCGACTGCGCGAAGCGCAGGAGCGGTTGAACCAAGCGATGCAGGATGGTGCCTCGGACGAGGAAATCAGCGAGCTGATGCAGGAACTGTCCGAAGCCATGCGCCAATATATGGAGCAGCTGGCCCAGGAACCGCAGGAAGGCGGCCAGCAGCAGGCGCAGAATGGCGAAAGCCAAGAGATCACGCAGGACCAGCTGCAGGAAATGCTCGACCGGATTGAAGAGCTGATGAAAGAGGGTCGCACCGCCGAGGCGGAAGAGCTTTTGCAGCAGCTCATGGAGATGATGGAGAACATGCAGGTCGCCGAAGGCCAGCAGGGCGAAGGGCAGCAAAGTTCCGGCGAGCAGGCAATGGAAGGTCTGGGTGAGACCTTGCGCGAACAGCAAGGCCTGAGCGACGAGGCCTTCCGCGACCTTCAGGAGCAATTCAACCCCGGCGCGCAAGCGGGCGAGAGCCAGGGCAATGAGGGCCGCAATGGTGGTCAGGGCCGCGGCGAAAGCCACGAGGGCGGCGGCGGACAGGGTCAGGCTCAGAACCAGGGTGAAAGCGGCGATCAGCAAAACGGCGAAGGGCAGACCGGCGCCGGTGAAGGCGAGGAGCAAGGATCGCTTGCCCAGCGCCAGCAGCGGCTTCGTGACGAATTGGCCCGCCAACGGGCGCAGCCATTGCCTGGAGAAGGCACAGAAGCAGGCGACGCCGCTCGCGACGCGTTGGACCGCGCAGATGAAGCCATGGGCCGCGCGGAACGCGCATTGCGCGACCAAGACACCGCAGAAGCGTTGGGCGCGCAATCCGATGCAATGGAGGCCCTACGTGAAGGTATGCGCAACCTTGGCGAGGCCATGGCGCAGAACGAGCAGCAGGGCCAGCAAGGTAACAGTGACGGCCAATTCAGCGAGCAAAACCGCGACCCGCTGGGCCGCGAGCAAGGCGCAGATGGTCAGATGGGAACGGAGCAAGGCATGCTTGGCGGCGAAGATTCCCGCCGCAGATCGCGCGAGCTGCTGGACGAAATTCGACGCCGCTCAGGCGAGCAGGAGCGCCCGGAAGTCGAACGCGATTACCTCAAACGGCTACTTGACCAATTCTAG